One genomic window of Corallococcus exiguus includes the following:
- a CDS encoding SpoIID/LytB domain-containing protein, protein MSRGNARRWAFYSLPVIQAETRRSGRENRDARPHGGYGAAAVSKAVLLLTALLLASCATPAPSPAPSTRGLGEPEVSIPTKPADAGVKPPAPSGLEDPLTSGLPGPQDLKRLDFRNGEPRLPIKLMEGREVVTFSPRARMRLRFGGPGDKVLDAPAGSRWTVRVTQGEPAQWSARLQLGEFRFADKAGLAEAQETWRARGLAVRTHTLGSVYGIAGKVIDNRRYLLLGDEALTPEAAAKQQEELLRLYGLRTTLFEEVRKPSRAILELKDENDAVVGLAQDRLDAETPDGTGFDVRQVEYGVGYDFHAFEDRSFRGALQFAVDRGGKLAVVNVVGLEDLLKGLVPSEIFARAHPEALKAQAVTARGEVLAKVGIKHLADPYLLCSEQHCAVYRGRTGEAASTTAAVEATRGQALFSQEGRLVDSVYSAVCGGHTEDNDVVWGGAPDPSLRGRPDLLEPAPDVPGPSNLKAWLATSDVPAACKLSSFAQPTKFRWEKRFTQNQVDALTEKLGVGSIQGLALSERGVSGRARLLTVSGTKGATQVRGELNIRRLFGMLNSSMATVEAERDAEGRPTGWLFRGGGWGHGVGMCQTGAIGRAEAGQSYPEILRFYFNGAEVAPIY, encoded by the coding sequence ATGAGCAGGGGCAACGCACGGCGTTGGGCGTTCTATTCACTGCCGGTCATCCAGGCCGAGACGCGCCGCAGCGGGAGGGAGAACCGTGACGCTCGGCCCCATGGCGGCTACGGTGCCGCCGCCGTGTCCAAAGCCGTCCTGCTCCTGACCGCCCTGCTGCTCGCCTCCTGCGCCACGCCGGCGCCCTCACCTGCCCCCAGCACCCGGGGCCTGGGCGAGCCGGAGGTCTCCATCCCCACGAAGCCGGCTGACGCGGGCGTGAAGCCCCCCGCTCCGAGTGGCCTGGAGGATCCGCTCACGTCGGGCCTGCCCGGGCCGCAGGACCTGAAGCGCCTGGACTTCCGCAACGGCGAGCCGCGACTCCCCATCAAGCTGATGGAGGGGCGCGAGGTCGTGACGTTCTCGCCGCGCGCGCGGATGCGGCTGCGCTTCGGCGGGCCGGGAGACAAGGTGCTGGACGCGCCCGCGGGCTCGCGCTGGACGGTGCGGGTGACGCAGGGCGAACCGGCCCAGTGGAGCGCGCGGCTGCAGCTGGGCGAGTTCCGCTTCGCGGACAAGGCGGGGCTCGCGGAGGCGCAGGAGACATGGCGCGCGCGAGGGCTCGCGGTGCGCACGCACACGCTGGGCTCCGTGTACGGCATCGCCGGGAAGGTCATCGACAACCGGCGCTATCTCCTCCTGGGCGACGAGGCGCTGACACCCGAGGCCGCGGCGAAACAGCAGGAGGAGCTGCTGCGCCTCTACGGCCTGCGCACCACGCTCTTCGAGGAGGTCCGCAAGCCTTCCCGCGCCATCCTGGAGCTGAAGGACGAGAACGACGCCGTGGTGGGTCTGGCGCAAGACAGGCTGGACGCGGAGACGCCGGACGGCACCGGCTTCGACGTGCGGCAGGTGGAGTACGGCGTGGGCTACGACTTCCACGCCTTCGAGGACCGCAGCTTCCGCGGCGCGCTCCAGTTCGCGGTGGACCGCGGCGGCAAGCTCGCGGTGGTGAACGTGGTGGGCCTGGAGGACCTGCTCAAGGGACTGGTGCCGTCCGAAATCTTCGCGCGCGCGCACCCGGAGGCGCTCAAGGCCCAGGCCGTCACCGCGCGTGGCGAGGTGCTGGCGAAGGTGGGCATCAAGCACCTGGCGGATCCGTATCTGCTCTGCTCGGAGCAGCACTGCGCGGTGTACCGGGGCCGCACCGGCGAGGCGGCCAGCACCACCGCCGCGGTGGAGGCCACCCGGGGCCAGGCCCTCTTCAGCCAGGAGGGCCGACTGGTGGACTCCGTCTACAGCGCCGTGTGCGGCGGCCACACCGAGGACAACGACGTGGTGTGGGGTGGCGCGCCGGACCCCAGCCTGCGCGGGCGGCCGGACCTGCTGGAGCCCGCGCCGGACGTCCCCGGCCCGTCGAACCTCAAGGCGTGGCTGGCGACCTCGGACGTGCCCGCCGCGTGCAAGCTGTCCAGCTTCGCGCAGCCCACGAAGTTCCGGTGGGAGAAGCGCTTCACGCAAAACCAGGTGGACGCGCTCACGGAGAAGCTGGGCGTGGGGTCCATCCAGGGGCTCGCCCTGTCCGAGCGCGGGGTGTCCGGGCGCGCCCGGCTGCTCACCGTGTCCGGGACGAAGGGCGCCACCCAGGTGCGCGGGGAGCTGAACATCCGGCGGCTCTTCGGGATGCTCAACAGCAGCATGGCCACCGTGGAGGCCGAGCGGGACGCCGAGGGCCGGCCCACCGGATGGCTGTTCCGGGGCGGCGGCTGGGGCCACGGCGTGGGCATGTGTCAGACAGGCGCCATCGGCCGGGCGGAGGCCGGGCAGAGCTATCCGGAGATCCTTCGCTTCTACTTCAACGGGGCGGAGGTCGCCCCCATCTACTGA
- a CDS encoding energy transducer TonB family protein has protein sequence MGTGSSTDWRQRRARKQRGPLRYLVAGILALLAQVAFVGFVLLVSAVQANFPHEKRPARPTSVAVRPLTSDQWAKNRGAVTPQQTKPRPTEKREPKEEKKPDETKPQGQVVDVAPGNDQQSPDAKYLAEHNNTTEKETRARDQTAFYRNAMPQRTAPQKQEGAAQDQVQPPRVSGNNGTGADDRAQTQGGKKPVFEMPETRRKQEIAMKTDPRERGPGMAVKNQSESDATQGNAKRLRIQPGQGEDSEQEGSTGRVGSPGLATLMPSQAAMDKVVGAAPNDMLRDQEEGDGTFLNTREWKYASFFNRVKQSVGMHWNPNEQLRMRDPTGNIYSGRDRQTLLTITLDERGAVKDIQVEKSSGLDFLDMEAVASFKRAQPFPNPPSGLLSQDATVRFQFGFFLEMGGGPRMRLFRQ, from the coding sequence GTGGGCACGGGTTCCTCGACAGACTGGCGTCAGCGGCGCGCGCGGAAGCAGCGTGGGCCCTTGCGCTACCTGGTGGCGGGCATCCTGGCGCTCCTGGCCCAGGTCGCCTTCGTGGGCTTCGTGCTCCTGGTGTCGGCCGTGCAGGCGAACTTCCCTCACGAGAAGCGCCCCGCCCGGCCCACGTCCGTGGCGGTGCGGCCGCTCACGTCGGACCAGTGGGCGAAGAACCGGGGGGCGGTGACGCCGCAGCAGACGAAGCCCCGCCCCACGGAGAAGCGCGAGCCGAAGGAAGAGAAGAAGCCGGACGAGACGAAGCCCCAGGGCCAGGTGGTGGACGTGGCGCCGGGGAATGATCAGCAGTCCCCGGACGCGAAGTACCTGGCCGAGCACAACAACACGACGGAGAAGGAGACGCGCGCGCGCGACCAGACGGCCTTCTACCGCAACGCCATGCCCCAGCGGACCGCGCCCCAGAAGCAGGAGGGCGCGGCGCAGGACCAGGTGCAGCCCCCGCGTGTGTCCGGCAACAACGGCACGGGCGCGGACGACCGGGCCCAGACCCAGGGCGGCAAGAAGCCCGTCTTCGAGATGCCGGAGACGCGCCGCAAGCAGGAGATCGCCATGAAGACGGATCCTCGCGAGCGCGGCCCGGGCATGGCGGTGAAGAACCAGTCGGAGAGCGACGCCACGCAGGGCAACGCCAAGCGCCTGCGCATCCAGCCCGGCCAGGGCGAGGACAGCGAGCAGGAGGGCTCCACGGGCCGGGTGGGCTCCCCGGGCCTGGCCACGCTGATGCCGTCGCAGGCGGCCATGGACAAGGTCGTGGGCGCGGCGCCCAACGACATGCTCCGCGACCAGGAGGAAGGCGACGGCACCTTCCTCAACACGCGCGAGTGGAAGTACGCCAGCTTCTTCAACCGCGTGAAGCAGAGCGTGGGCATGCACTGGAACCCCAACGAGCAGCTGCGCATGCGCGACCCGACGGGGAACATCTACTCCGGGCGCGACCGCCAGACGCTGCTGACCATCACCCTGGACGAGCGCGGCGCGGTGAAGGACATCCAGGTGGAGAAGAGCAGCGGCCTGGACTTCCTGGACATGGAGGCCGTGGCGTCCTTCAAGCGCGCGCAGCCCTTCCCCAACCCGCCGTCCGGCCTGCTGAGCCAGGACGCGACGGTGCGGTTCCAGTTCGGCTTCTTCCTGGAGATGGGCGGCGGCCCCCGGATGCGGTTGTTCCGACAGTAG
- a CDS encoding cation diffusion facilitator family transporter, whose amino-acid sequence MEASLIDRGAALQERNRKVRFVLLAILVANWVVAVAKLVFGLMAQSASVTADGLHSFIDGSSNVLGLVAMGVASQPADADHPYGHGKFEALASLGIGAMIGVGMLELGRMAFDSLLHDKHPTVSVTMAAVMVFTLIINLIVTRVERHYGQKYKSSLLLADAQHTLSDVFVTIAVLISIGLVAMGFPRADGLVALAVMVFVARVAYGIVRQAVGILSDTARLDPAQVSQHTLAVSGVRSCRDVRSRGMEESVYVDLKIEVDPQLTTAQAHEVADKVEETLQGAYPQVVDVVVHVEPARVR is encoded by the coding sequence GTGGAAGCCTCTCTCATCGACCGTGGCGCCGCGCTCCAGGAGCGCAACCGGAAGGTCCGCTTCGTCCTGTTGGCCATCCTCGTGGCCAACTGGGTCGTGGCCGTGGCCAAGCTCGTCTTCGGCCTCATGGCCCAGTCCGCGTCGGTGACGGCGGACGGGTTGCACTCGTTCATTGACGGCAGCTCCAACGTGCTGGGCCTGGTCGCCATGGGCGTCGCGTCGCAGCCGGCGGACGCGGACCACCCCTACGGTCACGGCAAGTTCGAGGCGCTCGCGTCGCTGGGCATCGGCGCGATGATTGGCGTGGGCATGCTGGAGCTGGGGCGCATGGCGTTCGACTCGCTCCTGCACGACAAGCACCCCACGGTGTCGGTGACGATGGCGGCGGTGATGGTCTTCACGCTCATCATCAACCTCATCGTCACCCGCGTGGAGCGGCACTACGGGCAGAAGTACAAGAGTTCGCTCCTGCTCGCGGACGCGCAGCACACGCTGTCGGACGTGTTCGTGACCATCGCCGTGCTCATCTCCATCGGCCTGGTGGCGATGGGCTTCCCGCGCGCGGACGGACTGGTGGCGCTGGCCGTGATGGTCTTCGTCGCGCGGGTGGCCTACGGCATCGTCCGGCAGGCGGTGGGCATCCTCTCCGACACCGCGCGCCTGGACCCGGCGCAGGTGTCCCAGCACACGCTGGCGGTGTCCGGGGTGCGCTCCTGCCGCGACGTGCGCAGCCGGGGCATGGAGGAGAGCGTCTACGTGGACCTGAAGATCGAGGTCGACCCGCAGCTCACCACCGCGCAGGCCCACGAAGTGGCCGACAAGGTGGAGGAGACACTGCAAGGGGCCTATCCGCAGGTGGTGGACGTGGTGGTCCACGTGGAGCCCGCGCGGGTCCGCTAG
- the gcvP gene encoding aminomethyl-transferring glycine dehydrogenase — protein sequence MSLNWKYQESFAGRHIGPETPEVKQMLSTLGVDSLDAFVESTVPPVIRSPEPLRLPAGKGENEVLAQLEAIAAKNQVFRSFIGMGYSDTHVPNVILRNIFQNPGWYTQYTPYQAEIAQGRLEALLNFQTMVTDLTGMEVANASMLDEGTAAAEAMALALHAKGTDAGGAFFVSDGCHPQTVDVVRTRALPLGVEVVVGDHRTVDLSQKKFFGALVQYPATDGVAHDYRAFGEKVHAADGLLVVAADLLSLTLLTAPGEFGADVVVGSAQRFGVPLGYGGPHAAYFATKHAYTRVMPGRLIGVSEDSGGRPALRMALQTREQHIRREKATSNICTAQVLLAVMAGMYAVYHGPDGLRAIAERVHGLTVVLSRGLAKLGFKPKHEQFFDTLRVELTAPQVRGVLAAAEGAKMNFRRIDEKTLGLSLDETTRAKDVEDILTAFIQGANKSASPVSLDEVAEGLESPLSPELRRQSAYLTHPVFNRYHSETEMLRYVRRLEAKDLSLTHSMIPLGSCTMKLNATAEMIPVTWPQFSKLHPFAPTSQAAGYKVIFEQLEHALSQVTGFAGCSLQPNAGSQGEYAGLLVIRAYHQARGQGHRDVCLIPSSAHGTNPASAVMAGYRVVVTKCDENGNIDLNDLRAKADLHKDKLAALMVTYPSTHGVFEEEIREICSAIHERGGQVYMDGANLNAQVGLTAPGLVGADVCHINLHKTFCIPHGGGGPGMGPICVASHLVKFLPGHPVIQTGGGDAIGAISAAPWGSASILLISWMYIQMMGGEGLTQATKMAILNANYVAERLQPHYPVLYRGKRGRVAHECIVDLRPLKKTAGVEVEDVAKRLMDYGFHAPTVSFPVAGTLMIEPTESESKAELDRFCDAMIAIRQEIRDVEEGRVPKDNNVLKNAPHTARTLTAPEWNRPYTREQAVFPTPWVRDNKFWPSVGRLNNVLGDRKLVCSCPPIEDYDTPAQKVA from the coding sequence ATGTCCCTCAACTGGAAGTACCAGGAGTCCTTCGCCGGCCGGCACATCGGCCCGGAGACCCCTGAAGTGAAGCAGATGCTGTCCACGCTGGGCGTGGACTCGCTGGACGCCTTCGTGGAGTCCACCGTGCCGCCCGTCATCCGCTCCCCGGAGCCCCTGCGGCTGCCTGCGGGCAAGGGTGAGAACGAGGTGCTGGCGCAGCTGGAGGCCATCGCGGCGAAGAACCAGGTGTTCCGGTCCTTCATCGGCATGGGCTACAGCGACACCCACGTCCCCAACGTCATCCTGCGCAACATCTTCCAGAACCCGGGCTGGTACACCCAGTACACGCCCTACCAGGCGGAGATCGCCCAGGGCCGGTTGGAAGCGCTGCTCAACTTCCAGACCATGGTGACGGACCTCACCGGCATGGAAGTGGCCAACGCCTCCATGCTGGATGAAGGCACCGCCGCGGCGGAGGCCATGGCGCTGGCGCTGCACGCCAAGGGCACCGACGCCGGGGGCGCGTTCTTCGTCTCCGACGGTTGCCACCCGCAGACGGTGGACGTGGTGCGCACACGCGCCCTCCCGCTGGGCGTGGAGGTCGTCGTGGGCGACCACCGCACGGTGGACCTGTCCCAGAAGAAGTTCTTCGGCGCGCTGGTGCAGTACCCGGCGACGGACGGCGTGGCGCACGACTACCGCGCCTTCGGTGAGAAGGTGCACGCGGCGGACGGCCTGCTCGTCGTCGCGGCGGACCTGCTGTCCTTGACGCTGCTCACCGCGCCCGGCGAGTTCGGCGCGGACGTGGTGGTGGGCAGCGCGCAGCGCTTCGGCGTTCCGCTGGGCTACGGCGGCCCGCACGCCGCCTACTTCGCCACGAAGCACGCCTACACCCGCGTGATGCCGGGCCGCCTCATCGGCGTGTCCGAGGACTCCGGCGGCCGGCCCGCGCTGCGCATGGCGCTGCAGACGCGCGAGCAGCACATCCGCCGTGAGAAGGCCACGAGCAACATCTGCACCGCGCAGGTGCTGCTGGCCGTGATGGCCGGCATGTACGCCGTCTACCACGGGCCGGATGGGCTCAGGGCCATCGCGGAGCGCGTGCACGGGCTCACCGTGGTGCTGTCGCGTGGCCTGGCGAAGCTGGGCTTCAAGCCGAAGCACGAGCAGTTCTTCGACACGCTGCGCGTGGAGCTGACGGCCCCGCAGGTGCGGGGCGTGCTGGCCGCCGCGGAAGGCGCGAAGATGAACTTCCGCCGCATCGACGAGAAGACGCTCGGCCTGTCGCTGGACGAGACGACGCGCGCCAAGGACGTGGAGGACATCCTCACGGCCTTCATCCAGGGCGCGAACAAGTCCGCGTCCCCGGTGAGCCTGGACGAGGTCGCCGAAGGCCTGGAGAGCCCGCTCTCCCCCGAGCTGCGCCGCCAGAGCGCGTACCTCACGCACCCGGTCTTCAACCGCTACCACTCCGAGACGGAGATGCTGCGGTACGTGCGCCGGCTGGAGGCGAAGGACCTGTCCCTCACGCACTCCATGATTCCGCTGGGTAGCTGCACCATGAAGCTCAACGCCACCGCGGAGATGATCCCGGTGACGTGGCCCCAGTTCAGCAAGCTGCACCCGTTCGCGCCCACCTCGCAGGCGGCCGGCTACAAGGTCATCTTCGAGCAGCTGGAGCACGCGCTGTCGCAGGTGACGGGCTTCGCCGGGTGCTCGCTGCAGCCCAACGCGGGCAGCCAGGGTGAGTACGCGGGCCTGCTCGTGATTCGCGCCTACCACCAGGCGCGCGGGCAGGGGCACCGCGACGTGTGCCTCATCCCGTCCTCCGCGCACGGCACCAACCCGGCCTCCGCGGTGATGGCCGGCTATCGGGTCGTCGTCACGAAGTGCGACGAGAACGGCAACATCGACCTGAACGACCTGCGCGCCAAGGCGGACCTGCACAAGGACAAGCTGGCCGCGCTGATGGTGACGTACCCCTCCACGCACGGCGTGTTCGAGGAGGAGATCCGCGAGATCTGCTCCGCCATCCACGAGCGCGGCGGCCAGGTGTACATGGACGGCGCCAACCTCAACGCGCAGGTGGGCCTCACCGCGCCGGGCCTGGTGGGCGCGGACGTCTGCCACATCAACCTGCACAAGACGTTCTGCATCCCGCACGGCGGTGGCGGCCCGGGCATGGGCCCCATCTGCGTGGCGTCCCACCTGGTGAAGTTCCTCCCCGGACACCCCGTCATCCAGACGGGCGGGGGGGACGCCATCGGCGCCATCTCCGCGGCGCCGTGGGGCAGCGCGAGCATCCTGCTCATCTCCTGGATGTACATCCAGATGATGGGCGGCGAGGGCCTGACGCAGGCCACGAAGATGGCCATCCTCAACGCCAACTACGTCGCGGAGCGGCTCCAGCCGCACTACCCGGTGCTCTACCGGGGCAAGCGAGGCCGGGTAGCCCACGAGTGCATCGTGGACCTGCGCCCGCTCAAGAAGACCGCGGGCGTGGAGGTGGAGGACGTGGCCAAGCGCCTGATGGACTACGGCTTCCACGCGCCCACCGTGTCGTTCCCGGTGGCGGGCACGCTGATGATTGAGCCCACGGAGTCGGAGTCCAAGGCGGAGTTGGATCGCTTCTGCGACGCGATGATCGCCATCCGCCAGGAGATCCGCGACGTGGAGGAGGGACGCGTGCCCAAGGACAACAACGTCCTGAAGAACGCGCCGCACACCGCGCGCACGCTCACCGCGCCGGAGTGGAACCGCCCGTACACCCGCGAGCAGGCCGTGTTCCCCACGCCGTGGGTCCGCGACAACAAGTTCTGGCCGTCCGTGGGACGCCTGAACAACGTGCTCGGCGATCGCAAGCTCGTGTGCTCGTGCCCTCCCATCGAGGACTACGACACGCCCGCGCAGAAGGTCGCTTAA
- the gcvH gene encoding glycine cleavage system protein GcvH, protein MADNVPQDLKYTQEHEWARVSGKIVVVGITHHAQQTLGDIVYVELPKLGAQVTAGDSFGTVESVKAVSELFAPISGKVVKVNDELVASPEDINTEPYGDGWLVEIELSDAGQLSNLLDAAAYEKLIKE, encoded by the coding sequence ATGGCCGACAACGTCCCGCAGGACCTGAAGTACACCCAGGAGCACGAGTGGGCCCGTGTCTCGGGCAAGATCGTGGTGGTGGGCATCACCCACCACGCCCAGCAGACGCTGGGCGACATCGTCTACGTGGAGCTGCCCAAGCTGGGCGCCCAGGTGACGGCCGGCGATTCGTTCGGCACCGTCGAGTCCGTCAAGGCCGTGTCGGAGCTGTTCGCACCCATCTCCGGCAAGGTGGTGAAGGTGAACGATGAACTCGTGGCCTCGCCCGAGGACATCAACACGGAGCCGTACGGGGACGGGTGGCTGGTGGAGATCGAGCTCTCGGACGCCGGGCAGCTGAGCAACCTGCTGGACGCCGCCGCCTACGAGAAGCTCATCAAGGAGTAG
- the gcvT gene encoding glycine cleavage system aminomethyltransferase GcvT — translation MTRRTPLNEAHRKLGARMVDFAGWDMPVQYSSLTAEHEAVRTAVGLFDVSHMGEIEFTGPGALETVNRLISNDLARCQDGQAVYAGLLNDLGGFVDDVVAYRFSPERILICVNSSNREKDFAWMNARAEGVKPVDKSDDYAQIAIQGPKAVGLVQRLTKSDLSQVGTYRFTEGEVAGVKAIISRTGYTGEDGFELYCAAGDAVKLWDALLEAGQPDGVKACGLGARDSLRTEMKYALYGNDIDDAHTALEAGLGWIVKLDKAGGFIGKDALAAQKAAGVPRKLVGFELTDKGIPRHGYSVLKNGERVGEVTSGTMGPTVKKSIGMAYVPANLAAEGSTFDVDIRGRAVPAIVVKTPFLKKS, via the coding sequence ATGACCCGGCGTACGCCCCTCAACGAGGCCCACCGCAAGCTGGGGGCCCGCATGGTCGACTTCGCCGGCTGGGACATGCCGGTGCAGTACTCGTCCCTCACCGCCGAGCACGAGGCCGTGCGCACCGCTGTCGGCCTCTTCGACGTCTCCCACATGGGCGAGATTGAGTTCACCGGCCCGGGCGCCCTGGAGACCGTGAACCGGCTCATCTCCAACGACCTCGCCCGCTGCCAGGACGGTCAGGCCGTCTACGCGGGCCTGCTCAACGACCTGGGCGGCTTCGTGGACGACGTCGTCGCCTACCGCTTCAGCCCCGAGCGCATCCTCATCTGCGTCAACTCCAGCAACCGCGAGAAGGACTTCGCCTGGATGAACGCGCGCGCGGAAGGCGTCAAGCCCGTGGACAAGAGCGACGACTACGCGCAGATCGCCATCCAGGGTCCCAAGGCCGTGGGGCTGGTGCAGCGCCTGACGAAGTCGGACCTGTCCCAGGTGGGCACCTACCGCTTCACGGAAGGGGAGGTCGCTGGCGTGAAGGCCATCATCTCCCGCACGGGCTACACCGGTGAGGACGGCTTCGAGCTGTACTGCGCCGCTGGCGACGCCGTGAAGCTCTGGGACGCGCTCCTGGAGGCCGGGCAGCCGGACGGCGTGAAGGCCTGCGGCCTGGGCGCGCGCGACTCGCTGCGCACGGAGATGAAGTACGCGCTGTACGGCAACGACATCGACGACGCGCACACCGCCCTGGAGGCGGGCCTGGGGTGGATCGTCAAGCTGGACAAGGCGGGCGGCTTCATCGGCAAGGACGCGCTCGCCGCGCAGAAGGCCGCGGGCGTGCCGCGCAAGCTGGTAGGCTTCGAGCTCACCGACAAGGGCATCCCCCGCCACGGCTACTCCGTCCTCAAGAACGGTGAGCGCGTGGGCGAGGTGACGAGCGGCACCATGGGCCCCACGGTGAAGAAGTCCATCGGCATGGCCTACGTGCCGGCGAACCTCGCCGCCGAGGGCTCCACCTTCGACGTGGACATCCGCGGACGCGCCGTGCCCGCCATCGTCGTGAAGACCCCCTTCCTCAAGAAGTCCTGA
- the metF gene encoding methylenetetrahydrofolate reductase [NAD(P)H] gives MKIRNCLNPSKPSFSFEFFPPKTDAGVASLLRTVEELAPLEPGFVSVTYGAGGSTRDRTVDLVTHIKKHTGIEAMAHLTCVGHTRDELRDVLRRLDAAGIENVLLLRGDPPLGQATFEPVPGGFRYAEELVRFVREEDFNFCLGGACYPEGHVETASREDDLKHLKAKVDAGMDFVVTQLFFDNAFYFDFVERARRAGINVPIVPGIMPITNYEQVQRFTRMCGATVPMRLALQMERVKDQPDAVVQLGVAHATVQCMELLARGVPGIHFYTLNKSPATRMIVGALKGRS, from the coding sequence ATGAAGATTCGCAACTGCCTCAACCCCTCCAAGCCGAGCTTCTCCTTCGAGTTTTTTCCTCCCAAGACGGACGCGGGCGTGGCCTCGCTCCTGCGCACGGTGGAGGAGCTTGCGCCGCTGGAGCCGGGATTCGTGTCGGTGACGTACGGGGCGGGCGGGAGCACGCGCGACCGGACGGTGGACCTGGTCACGCACATCAAGAAGCACACCGGCATCGAAGCGATGGCGCACCTGACGTGCGTGGGACACACCCGCGACGAGCTTCGTGACGTGCTGCGCCGGCTCGACGCGGCAGGCATCGAGAACGTGCTCCTGCTGCGAGGGGACCCGCCGCTGGGGCAGGCGACGTTCGAGCCCGTGCCCGGGGGCTTCCGCTACGCGGAGGAGTTGGTCCGATTCGTTCGAGAAGAGGATTTCAACTTCTGCCTGGGGGGTGCGTGCTATCCGGAGGGCCACGTGGAGACGGCGTCGCGCGAGGACGACCTCAAGCACCTGAAGGCCAAGGTGGATGCGGGGATGGACTTCGTGGTGACGCAGCTCTTCTTCGACAACGCCTTCTATTTCGACTTCGTGGAGCGGGCGCGGCGGGCGGGCATCAACGTCCCCATCGTTCCCGGCATCATGCCCATCACCAACTACGAGCAGGTCCAGCGCTTCACGCGCATGTGTGGCGCGACAGTGCCCATGCGTCTGGCGTTGCAGATGGAGCGCGTGAAGGATCAGCCTGACGCCGTCGTGCAGCTGGGTGTCGCGCACGCCACGGTGCAGTGCATGGAGCTGCTCGCGCGCGGCGTGCCGGGCATCCACTTCTACACGCTGAACAAGTCTCCCGCGACGCGGATGATCGTGGGCGCGCTGAAGGGGCGGTCATGA
- a CDS encoding homoserine dehydrogenase, producing the protein MNPRAVRTVRFLLTGLGNVGVPLLEIIQSRASLLMERYRLELLPVGLADSGGAAVSPNGLDIGAVLAVKRARHSVASLPVEGRPGLSGRDLVREVKADLLLEATPTSFQDGQPGLDITRDALSRGMAAVLASKGPLVLGFQELAGMSDLESPGRPPLRFSAAVGASMPLVNVGRRDLALGKLGRFEGVLNSTSHLLLCRMAEGRTYEAALAEAQALGIAETDPTLDVDGWDTAGKLVILANAVMRVPTMLKDVAVTGMRGVTRAELDAAKAKGGQVLLLARGEPVGGEQWEWSVRPTAVDSAHPLARLGAMEMGAVFRSDLHGVNTVINGEQGARGTGAAMLKDVLEIFPD; encoded by the coding sequence ATGAATCCGCGCGCCGTCCGCACGGTGCGCTTCCTGCTCACGGGCCTTGGGAACGTGGGCGTGCCGCTCCTGGAGATCATCCAGTCGCGCGCGTCTCTCTTGATGGAGCGCTACCGGCTGGAGCTGTTGCCGGTGGGGTTGGCGGACTCGGGCGGCGCGGCGGTGTCGCCGAACGGGTTGGACATCGGCGCGGTGCTGGCGGTGAAGCGGGCACGGCACTCCGTGGCGTCGCTGCCGGTGGAGGGGCGTCCGGGGTTGAGCGGGCGAGACCTGGTGCGCGAGGTGAAGGCGGACCTCTTGCTGGAGGCCACGCCCACGAGCTTCCAGGACGGACAGCCCGGGTTGGACATCACGCGGGACGCGCTGTCGCGAGGCATGGCGGCGGTGCTCGCGAGCAAGGGGCCGCTGGTGCTGGGGTTCCAGGAGCTGGCGGGCATGAGCGACCTGGAGTCGCCGGGCCGCCCTCCCCTGCGCTTCAGCGCGGCGGTGGGCGCGTCGATGCCACTGGTGAACGTGGGCCGCCGGGACCTGGCGCTGGGAAAGCTGGGCCGGTTCGAGGGCGTGCTCAACAGCACCAGCCACCTGCTGCTGTGCCGCATGGCGGAGGGCAGGACGTACGAGGCCGCGCTGGCGGAGGCGCAGGCGCTGGGCATCGCGGAGACGGATCCCACGCTGGACGTGGATGGCTGGGACACGGCGGGCAAGCTGGTCATCCTGGCCAACGCGGTGATGCGCGTGCCGACGATGCTGAAGGACGTGGCCGTGACGGGCATGCGCGGCGTGACGCGCGCGGAGCTGGACGCGGCGAAGGCGAAGGGCGGCCAGGTGCTGCTGCTGGCGCGCGGCGAGCCCGTGGGCGGAGAGCAGTGGGAGTGGAGCGTACGGCCCACCGCGGTGGACTCGGCCCATCCCCTGGCCCGGCTGGGCGCGATGGAGATGGGCGCGGTGTTCCGCAGCGACCTGCACGGCGTGAACACCGTCATCAACGGTGAGCAGGGCGCGCGGGGCACGGGCGCGGCGATGCTGAAGGACGTGCTGGAGATCTTCCCGGACTGA